One Synechococcus sp. CC9605 genomic window carries:
- a CDS encoding cytidine deaminase: MKRPKAPAKNNAESLLVQARRAASHAHCPYSNFHVGAAVRCEDGSVIDGCNVENASYGLSICAERVALFTAISQGKQPIELAMSCIDAQSDAPPESRMPCGACRQVMQELLPANAAIQIDGVGTRQLE, from the coding sequence TTGAAACGGCCCAAGGCTCCTGCCAAGAACAACGCTGAGTCTTTACTTGTGCAGGCTCGCCGGGCCGCCAGCCATGCTCATTGCCCCTACTCGAACTTCCACGTGGGGGCTGCTGTGCGCTGTGAAGACGGCAGTGTGATCGATGGCTGCAACGTGGAAAATGCCAGTTATGGGCTGAGCATCTGTGCCGAGCGAGTCGCCCTTTTCACAGCGATCAGCCAGGGCAAACAACCGATTGAACTGGCCATGAGCTGCATCGATGCCCAGAGCGATGCGCCCCCAGAATCACGCATGCCGTGCGGCGCGTGCCGTCAGGTGATGCAGGAACTGCTGCCGGCCAATGCAGCAATACAGATCGATGGTGTGGGCACAAGGCAACTCGAGTAA
- a CDS encoding SDR family oxidoreductase — protein sequence MPQAGPMAQSPFHGKRIGITGARGALGAALARCFRAAGAHVTGFTHGSTPPEHPEGPHRWVSWSCGEEASLDEDLAAIDVLILNHGINPQGGQSPDVINQALEINTLSSWRLMQRFEAISRASPQVSPKEVWVNTSEAEIQPAVSPVYELTKRMLGQLVSIRGAVLDASGREALILRKLVLGPFRSSLNPIGVMGADFVAGQVLRQAGWGFRLVIVTPNPLTYVLMPLTELGRRVYSRILSRPDP from the coding sequence ATGCCCCAAGCTGGCCCCATGGCCCAGTCCCCTTTCCACGGCAAACGGATCGGCATCACAGGCGCTCGTGGAGCCCTTGGCGCAGCCCTGGCCCGTTGTTTCCGTGCCGCAGGCGCCCACGTCACCGGATTCACCCACGGTTCCACTCCGCCAGAGCATCCGGAGGGGCCACATCGCTGGGTGAGCTGGAGCTGCGGAGAGGAAGCCAGCCTGGATGAGGATCTCGCGGCGATCGATGTTCTGATCCTGAATCACGGAATCAATCCGCAGGGCGGTCAAAGCCCCGATGTGATCAATCAGGCGCTGGAGATCAACACCTTGAGCAGCTGGCGGCTGATGCAGCGATTTGAGGCCATCAGCAGAGCATCTCCGCAGGTCAGCCCGAAGGAAGTGTGGGTCAACACCTCGGAGGCTGAAATCCAGCCTGCCGTGAGTCCTGTTTACGAGCTCACCAAGAGGATGCTGGGACAACTGGTGAGCATCCGCGGCGCGGTGCTTGATGCCTCAGGCCGGGAGGCCCTGATTCTGCGCAAGCTGGTGCTGGGCCCCTTTCGCTCATCGCTCAATCCGATCGGGGTGATGGGCGCTGATTTCGTCGCAGGTCAGGTGCTGCGCCAGGCGGGCTGGGGATTTCGCCTGGTGATCGTGACGCCAAACCCCCTGACCTATGTTTTGATGCCTCTAACCGAGCTTGGACGGCGGGTCTACAGCCGAATCCTCAGTCGCCCCGATCCGTGA
- the rplS gene encoding 50S ribosomal protein L19 has translation MAADSKDTAVTDENTETAVEAAPEATVAKSSKASSAAAKKLSPEALIRSFESSQQKDDLPEIYVGDTVRVGVRISEGNKERVQPYEGVVISKRHGGLNQTITVRRIFQGIGVERVFMLHSPQVASIKVERRGKVRRAKLFYLRERVGKATRVKQRFDR, from the coding sequence ATGGCAGCCGATTCGAAGGACACAGCGGTGACCGACGAGAACACCGAAACGGCTGTGGAAGCAGCACCAGAGGCCACAGTGGCGAAGTCCAGCAAGGCTTCAAGTGCTGCTGCCAAGAAACTGAGCCCCGAAGCTCTGATTCGCTCCTTTGAGTCGTCTCAGCAGAAGGATGATCTTCCTGAGATCTATGTGGGTGACACCGTGCGCGTTGGCGTTCGCATCAGCGAGGGCAACAAGGAGCGCGTTCAGCCCTACGAGGGCGTGGTGATTTCCAAGCGCCATGGCGGTCTCAACCAGACCATCACGGTGCGCCGGATTTTCCAGGGCATCGGCGTTGAGCGGGTGTTCATGCTGCACAGCCCCCAGGTGGCTTCCATCAAGGTGGAACGGCGCGGTAAAGTGCGTAGGGCGAAGCTTTTCTATCTGCGGGAACGGGTGGGCAAGGCCACCCGCGTGAAGCAGCGCTTCGATCGCTGA
- a CDS encoding MAPEG family protein, whose translation MSLLQLFTATDAAPYAWSLVLSGGYVVASILPLGAARSAANFEMKDMAAPRAMFDRYPAWGKRASWAHQNSFEAFSLHAPAALLALTAALQTGTLPATAVVAAFAHPVLRLAYIAAYVGNIPPARGLCWASGLLCSGILYSEGLKALLIG comes from the coding sequence ATGTCGCTGCTGCAGCTGTTCACCGCCACGGATGCGGCGCCCTACGCCTGGTCGTTGGTGCTGTCCGGTGGTTACGTTGTGGCCAGCATCCTTCCCCTGGGGGCAGCCCGGTCGGCCGCCAACTTCGAAATGAAAGACATGGCCGCCCCCCGAGCCATGTTCGATCGCTATCCGGCCTGGGGCAAACGGGCCAGCTGGGCCCACCAGAACAGCTTCGAGGCCTTCAGCCTTCACGCCCCAGCGGCTCTGTTGGCCCTGACCGCAGCACTGCAAACGGGCACGTTGCCTGCCACGGCCGTTGTCGCAGCTTTTGCCCATCCCGTGCTGCGGCTCGCCTACATCGCCGCCTACGTGGGCAACATCCCGCCAGCGCGGGGACTGTGCTGGGCCAGCGGCCTGCTCTGCAGCGGGATTCTCTACAGCGAAGGGCTGAAAGCACTATTAATTGGTTAA
- the gltX gene encoding glutamate--tRNA ligase, with product MVRVRLAPSPTGTLHIGTARTAVFNWLYAKHEQGAFVLRIEDTDKERSKPEYTQNILEGLQWLGINWDEEPVIQSERVAQHREAIQTLLDRGLAYRCYASETELTAMRDAQKAANQAPRYDNRHRTLTPEQEQAFQTEGREAVIRFRIDDAAEIRWNDLVRGAMSWRGSDLGGDMVIARRAPADQIGDPLYNLVVVVDDASMEITHVIRGEDHIANTAKQLLLYEALGLPLPTFAHAPLILNAEGRKLSKRDGVTSINDFRAMGYTPDAIANYMTLLGWSVPEGMEEQFSLCEAAAVFGFDRVNKAGARFDWDKLNWLNAQVLHGWTADHLLEELTPLWAERGWTPPSEKSWCLDLCALLGPSLTLLKDGVDQAEPFFDRPDLQEDALKQLGIEGAKAAMADLLQRLENNPWDGSDVDQAKAWLGDAAKAADVKKGVVMKSLRAALLGRLQGPDLITTWSLLARIGEDLPRLRRCLG from the coding sequence ATGGTGCGCGTTCGATTGGCCCCCAGCCCGACGGGCACGCTTCATATTGGAACGGCGCGAACCGCTGTTTTCAACTGGCTTTATGCCAAGCACGAGCAAGGGGCATTCGTGCTGCGGATTGAAGACACCGACAAGGAGCGGTCCAAACCCGAGTACACCCAGAACATTCTCGAAGGCTTGCAGTGGCTCGGGATCAACTGGGACGAGGAGCCCGTAATCCAGAGCGAACGGGTGGCGCAGCATCGTGAAGCGATCCAGACCCTGCTCGATCGGGGATTGGCCTACCGCTGCTATGCCAGCGAAACGGAACTCACGGCCATGCGCGATGCGCAGAAAGCAGCCAATCAAGCGCCGCGCTACGACAACCGCCACAGAACTCTGACGCCCGAGCAGGAGCAGGCGTTTCAGACCGAAGGCCGTGAAGCGGTGATCCGCTTCCGCATTGATGACGCTGCCGAAATTCGCTGGAATGATCTGGTGCGTGGGGCCATGAGCTGGCGGGGGTCTGACCTTGGCGGTGACATGGTGATCGCCCGTCGTGCTCCGGCGGATCAAATCGGCGACCCCCTCTACAACCTTGTTGTGGTGGTGGATGACGCCTCCATGGAAATCACCCATGTGATCCGCGGTGAAGATCACATTGCCAACACCGCCAAGCAACTGCTCCTCTACGAAGCGCTGGGCCTGCCCTTGCCGACCTTTGCCCACGCTCCTCTCATCCTCAATGCCGAGGGACGCAAGCTTTCCAAACGGGATGGGGTGACCTCCATCAACGATTTCCGCGCCATGGGCTACACCCCTGACGCCATCGCCAACTACATGACGTTATTGGGGTGGTCCGTGCCGGAGGGCATGGAGGAACAGTTCAGCTTATGTGAGGCCGCGGCCGTCTTTGGTTTCGATCGGGTCAACAAAGCCGGGGCGCGTTTCGACTGGGACAAGCTCAACTGGCTGAATGCCCAAGTTCTGCACGGCTGGACGGCGGACCATCTTCTTGAGGAGCTGACGCCCCTCTGGGCCGAACGCGGTTGGACTCCTCCCAGCGAGAAGAGCTGGTGCCTGGACCTCTGCGCCTTGCTGGGCCCCTCCCTCACCCTGCTCAAAGATGGCGTCGATCAGGCGGAACCGTTCTTTGATCGTCCGGACCTCCAGGAGGATGCGCTCAAGCAACTCGGGATCGAAGGAGCCAAAGCGGCCATGGCCGACCTGCTTCAACGGCTCGAGAACAACCCTTGGGATGGCAGCGACGTCGATCAAGCCAAGGCTTGGCTGGGGGATGCCGCCAAAGCAGCCGATGTGAAGAAAGGGGTGGTGATGAAATCCCTGCGGGCCGCTCTGCTGGGGCGCCTTCAAGGGCCCGATTTGATCACCACATGGTCATTGCTGGCCCGAATCGGTGAGGACCTGCCGCGACTGCGCCGCTGCCTCGGCTGA
- a CDS encoding glycosyltransferase family 2 protein, protein MSSFAIAVRVFDGEAPFLQSFIDHHRRLGVDAFYPVLAPGAAPLCREIFARNGVAVHESDGQRISSLQDLIREDYVAVIDADEYLHPGLFDFLVEEKVESLSMPWRLTASLDDDFFESSQKKFFVFPQVKSIVKTSALKLLRLHESNTNGSGRRLGIAQGQHFPVQHYYLRGLDDLLLKEGGVVKRTLAQSSGRKPVNLSGNAESLDFPSRHARVAYLLKVLDSIPPQADPYGMALDRSMLDRLRANVEGDPEVSKRALRDSVVKIKRVYRNRTIRCEINAMQQLLANEPRKISYQKRVLKLLRQDFQFRRSWLGRLEKARDSLLMPWS, encoded by the coding sequence GTGAGCAGCTTTGCCATAGCGGTTCGTGTTTTTGATGGTGAGGCTCCCTTTCTCCAGTCTTTCATTGATCACCACCGCCGCTTAGGGGTTGATGCTTTTTATCCGGTGCTCGCTCCGGGGGCTGCGCCGCTATGTCGAGAAATTTTTGCGCGTAACGGTGTCGCTGTCCACGAGTCTGACGGGCAGAGGATCAGCTCTCTTCAGGATCTGATTCGTGAAGATTATGTCGCTGTTATTGATGCTGATGAATATCTGCATCCAGGCTTGTTCGACTTTCTTGTTGAAGAAAAAGTTGAATCATTGTCGATGCCATGGCGGCTAACAGCGTCACTTGATGACGACTTCTTTGAGTCCAGTCAAAAGAAATTTTTTGTTTTTCCTCAGGTAAAATCGATCGTTAAAACATCTGCTCTGAAGTTGCTTCGTCTTCATGAGTCCAATACCAATGGATCTGGGCGGAGACTGGGCATTGCTCAGGGACAGCACTTTCCTGTGCAGCACTATTACCTTCGCGGTCTTGATGACCTACTGCTGAAAGAGGGTGGTGTTGTGAAGCGAACCCTGGCGCAGAGTTCGGGGCGAAAGCCAGTCAACCTCAGCGGGAATGCTGAATCATTGGATTTCCCTAGCCGTCATGCTCGTGTCGCTTATCTGCTGAAGGTTCTTGATTCCATTCCTCCGCAGGCTGACCCGTACGGCATGGCGTTGGATCGTTCGATGTTGGATCGTCTTCGGGCCAATGTTGAGGGTGATCCTGAGGTTTCCAAGCGAGCGTTGCGCGACAGTGTTGTGAAGATCAAAAGGGTTTATCGGAACCGCACGATCCGTTGTGAAATCAACGCAATGCAACAGCTGCTTGCTAATGAGCCGCGCAAGATCAGTTATCAAAAAAGGGTGCTGAAATTGCTCCGGCAGGATTTTCAGTTTCGCCGCTCATGGTTGGGACGTCTAGAAAAAGCACGTGACTCCCTGTTGATGCCTTGGAGTTGA
- a CDS encoding S9 family peptidase yields the protein MAFLSQRKTIGSTEPRTQIYLVNADGDQLHQLTQLSGNISQFRWSPDGRSVAFLSTQDPTVEDGDPQLSNQPRPLTKLNRISISGEELRVISPSGLNVIDFDWSPDGTRIAALISPTATNEDVVNTRQLVVLDSDTGEVERRFSNRIGWNSPLLWSPDSKFIHVDIWSPSPGDAWSPALISTDNGQSRLLLEGARATFSDPRWSADSRFLMGQLLKENQTTLVKIDRETGLRQNLSPSGVSVFAKDTYSSHAASGDFVLLKASQSTPPDLWIIGSNKPPKQLTRLNPKVEQIRFGAVRDVHWRNPNDGKRVHGFVVLPVGHQPGRRYPMVTILHGGPTSAWQRGWPDGFTDWGQLLAAKGYITFFPNVRGSLGASVDYINANTGDLGGIDFIDVISGVDHLVADGLADPDRLGIGGYSYGGYLSSWAITQTTRFKAAVSGGIIADWVSFYGTTDIPHYLRVFLEAPPFTDQSLARARSPINHSAKVTTPVLFYAGSHDTRTPPGQVDQMHRAVQDAGVTTLKVIYPGERHGFVNRTQKLDLMHRMLSWYQRYLTTPD from the coding sequence TTGGCCTTCCTCTCCCAACGAAAAACCATAGGGTCGACCGAACCGAGAACCCAGATTTACCTGGTCAATGCAGATGGGGATCAACTGCATCAATTGACGCAACTAAGCGGAAACATTTCCCAATTTCGTTGGTCTCCTGATGGCAGAAGTGTGGCTTTTTTAAGTACCCAGGATCCGACTGTAGAAGACGGTGACCCCCAGCTGTCGAATCAGCCCCGACCCCTCACAAAGCTCAACCGCATTTCAATTTCCGGAGAAGAACTGAGAGTGATCTCACCATCCGGTCTGAATGTGATCGACTTTGATTGGTCACCGGATGGAACCAGAATCGCCGCTCTGATCTCTCCAACGGCCACAAATGAGGATGTGGTCAATACCAGACAACTTGTTGTTCTGGACAGCGACACCGGTGAGGTGGAACGGCGTTTTTCAAACCGCATCGGCTGGAATTCTCCATTGCTCTGGTCTCCAGATTCAAAATTCATCCATGTCGACATATGGAGTCCATCACCCGGAGATGCCTGGTCACCAGCATTGATATCGACTGACAACGGTCAGAGCCGACTTTTACTGGAGGGAGCCAGAGCAACATTCAGTGATCCCCGCTGGTCCGCCGACTCCCGTTTTTTAATGGGGCAATTACTGAAAGAGAATCAGACCACCCTCGTCAAGATTGATCGAGAGACAGGATTACGCCAGAACTTAAGCCCATCCGGAGTGAGCGTGTTTGCAAAGGACACCTACTCATCCCACGCAGCTTCCGGCGATTTCGTTCTTCTCAAAGCCTCACAATCAACCCCTCCCGACCTCTGGATAATCGGTTCTAACAAGCCCCCCAAACAGCTCACCCGTTTGAACCCGAAGGTTGAACAGATCAGATTTGGTGCTGTGCGTGATGTGCATTGGCGCAATCCAAATGATGGCAAAAGGGTGCATGGATTTGTTGTCCTTCCAGTTGGCCATCAGCCTGGTCGTCGTTATCCGATGGTGACAATTCTCCATGGCGGCCCGACATCTGCGTGGCAACGCGGATGGCCTGATGGATTTACAGATTGGGGGCAGTTGCTTGCTGCCAAGGGCTACATCACTTTTTTTCCGAATGTGCGGGGATCTCTCGGCGCTAGTGTTGATTACATCAATGCAAATACAGGAGATCTTGGCGGAATTGATTTCATCGATGTCATCAGCGGAGTGGATCATTTGGTTGCCGACGGACTAGCCGACCCTGATCGCCTCGGCATTGGGGGCTACAGCTATGGCGGTTATCTAAGCTCCTGGGCCATCACGCAAACAACACGCTTCAAAGCCGCAGTATCCGGAGGAATCATTGCTGATTGGGTTAGTTTCTATGGAACCACAGATATTCCTCATTATCTGAGAGTTTTTCTTGAAGCACCCCCCTTCACTGACCAATCACTGGCAAGAGCACGATCTCCAATCAACCATTCAGCGAAGGTGACAACACCGGTTTTGTTTTATGCCGGCAGCCATGACACACGCACACCCCCAGGCCAAGTGGATCAGATGCATCGAGCGGTGCAGGATGCCGGAGTCACAACACTGAAGGTGATCTATCCAGGGGAAAGACATGGATTCGTAAACCGAACCCAAAAATTAGATCTCATGCACCGCATGCTGAGTTGGTATCAACGCTATTTAACAACACCTGATTGA
- a CDS encoding hyperconserved protein Hcp, which produces MELDLQPGDVVKVLESAALGWVRARVIRVKSGGRVVVQSDQGREFTARGNQVRLIEPAGFRP; this is translated from the coding sequence ATGGAGTTGGATCTTCAACCTGGTGATGTTGTGAAGGTGTTGGAGTCAGCCGCCCTCGGCTGGGTCCGCGCCCGAGTGATACGCGTCAAGTCCGGCGGCCGTGTGGTCGTACAAAGCGATCAAGGTCGTGAATTCACTGCCCGCGGCAATCAGGTTCGACTCATAGAGCCTGCAGGATTCCGTCCCTGA
- a CDS encoding nucleoside 2-deoxyribosyltransferase: protein MNNSARTIYLASPYGFSEQWKRLLLPEFIGALEALGLEVWEPFARNGQVNLAESGWAYRVAQRDLQDVRDADAMFAIVNGTPPDEGVMVELGAAIALGKPTFLFRDDFRRCTDSEQYPLNLMVFAGLPEREWQKYVYSAVSDINDPHKALACWARS, encoded by the coding sequence ATGAACAACAGCGCACGCACGATTTATCTGGCGTCTCCTTACGGCTTTTCGGAGCAATGGAAGCGGCTGTTGTTGCCGGAGTTCATTGGGGCATTGGAAGCCCTGGGATTGGAGGTCTGGGAGCCCTTTGCTCGCAATGGTCAGGTGAACCTGGCGGAATCGGGATGGGCCTATCGCGTCGCGCAGCGGGATCTACAGGATGTGCGTGATGCCGATGCGATGTTCGCCATTGTGAATGGAACGCCTCCTGATGAAGGGGTCATGGTGGAGCTTGGTGCCGCCATTGCCCTGGGTAAACCCACCTTCCTGTTTCGGGATGATTTCCGCAGGTGCACCGATTCCGAGCAGTATCCGCTCAACTTGATGGTGTTTGCTGGTCTCCCTGAGCGGGAGTGGCAGAAGTACGTCTACAGCGCTGTGTCTGACATCAATGATCCCCACAAAGCCTTGGCCTGTTGGGCGCGATCCTGA
- a CDS encoding phosphoribosyltransferase, whose amino-acid sequence MQVLRWAQFDQAVQQLASRFAGSAVTGVYGVPRGGLCLAVALSHAIDRPLLSAPEPSALIVDDVYETGRTLQALKVQVPQAFFAVWVSKVRPDWWVAAEVAESSEWLVFPWENLEQARADEQAYRSSRGL is encoded by the coding sequence ATGCAGGTACTGCGCTGGGCCCAATTCGATCAGGCGGTGCAGCAGTTGGCTTCACGCTTTGCCGGTTCTGCGGTGACCGGCGTTTATGGGGTCCCCCGTGGAGGGCTGTGCCTTGCCGTAGCCCTCAGCCATGCCATCGATCGCCCCTTGCTGTCAGCACCTGAGCCATCAGCCCTGATTGTGGATGATGTCTATGAAACCGGTCGCACCTTGCAGGCATTGAAAGTTCAGGTGCCGCAGGCATTCTTTGCTGTTTGGGTCAGCAAGGTGCGTCCTGATTGGTGGGTGGCAGCCGAGGTTGCCGAGTCGTCGGAATGGCTGGTGTTTCCTTGGGAGAACCTTGAACAGGCCCGTGCCGATGAGCAGGCGTACCGCTCCTCCCGGGGCCTGTGA
- the ebsA gene encoding type IV pilus biogenesis protein EbsA, whose protein sequence is MSDAAQLVLFAPYCGGVSREQDLFAALQILGRGALQGRRPVAGSDGHPYELRWNGVDAPMERLDCQLCFPGHPEGNVDFAVTTHQLVTWLMDCSHLQPSEPDLPDGFWQWLLIERGDAPEQA, encoded by the coding sequence GTGTCAGACGCCGCCCAACTGGTTCTGTTTGCTCCCTACTGCGGTGGGGTCAGTCGCGAGCAAGATCTCTTCGCAGCGCTGCAGATCCTGGGGCGTGGCGCACTGCAGGGGCGGCGTCCGGTGGCCGGAAGCGATGGACATCCTTACGAACTCCGTTGGAATGGGGTTGATGCACCGATGGAGAGGCTGGACTGCCAGCTTTGTTTTCCCGGTCATCCCGAGGGGAATGTTGATTTCGCCGTCACCACTCATCAGCTGGTGACCTGGCTCATGGATTGTTCCCATCTCCAACCATCGGAGCCTGATCTGCCCGATGGGTTCTGGCAGTGGTTGTTGATCGAGCGCGGAGATGCACCAGAACAGGCCTAG
- a CDS encoding YajQ family cyclic di-GMP-binding protein: MASTYSFDVVSDFDRQELVNTLDQVRRDVGNRYDLKDSNTEIDLEETELVITTASDMTLQAVEDVLRTKATKRNLSLKIFDFQTPETAGGNRVRQVVKLRKGLSQEIAKKLSKMVRDELKKVTVAIQGESVRITGKSKDDLQAAIQLVKGKEDELDVPLQFENYR, translated from the coding sequence ATGGCCAGCACCTATTCCTTTGATGTGGTGTCCGATTTCGACCGGCAAGAGCTGGTCAACACCCTCGACCAGGTGCGTCGTGATGTGGGCAACCGCTACGACCTCAAGGATTCCAACACGGAGATTGATCTGGAGGAGACGGAGCTGGTGATCACCACGGCCAGTGATATGACCCTTCAGGCGGTGGAGGATGTGCTGCGCACCAAGGCCACCAAGCGCAACCTTTCGCTGAAGATTTTCGATTTCCAGACCCCGGAAACCGCGGGGGGAAATCGGGTGAGGCAGGTGGTGAAGCTGCGCAAGGGGTTGAGTCAAGAGATCGCCAAGAAACTGAGCAAGATGGTGCGCGATGAACTCAAGAAGGTGACGGTGGCGATCCAGGGGGAAAGTGTGCGGATCACGGGCAAAAGCAAGGATGACCTGCAGGCTGCGATTCAGCTGGTGAAGGGCAAGGAAGATGAATTGGATGTTCCCCTGCAGTTTGAAAACTATCGCTGA
- the map gene encoding type I methionyl aminopeptidase translates to MNLFADLLASTQAAQGQVTATGPRIQKRRGVEIKSAREVKIMRKASHIVATVLREVMGMVEPGQTTGDIDAYAEKRIREMGATPSFKGYHGFPASICASINNEVVHGIPSPKRVIRQGDLLKVDTGAYFEGYHGDSCITICVGNAPQEAQTLSRVAKEALMAGLSQVKAGNTLLDIAGAVEDHVKANGFSVVEDYTGHGVGRNLHEEPSVFNFRTDELPNVTLRPGMTLAIEPILNAGSKACRTLRDQWTVVTRDGSLSAQWEHTVLVTSDGCEILTDRGD, encoded by the coding sequence ATGAATCTGTTTGCTGATCTTCTGGCATCCACCCAGGCAGCGCAGGGGCAGGTGACGGCGACCGGTCCGCGCATTCAGAAGCGTCGCGGTGTTGAGATCAAATCAGCCCGTGAAGTCAAGATCATGCGCAAGGCCAGCCACATCGTCGCCACCGTGCTGCGCGAGGTGATGGGAATGGTGGAGCCCGGCCAGACAACGGGAGATATTGATGCCTATGCCGAAAAACGCATCCGCGAAATGGGGGCGACCCCAAGTTTCAAGGGCTATCACGGTTTTCCGGCAAGCATCTGCGCCAGCATCAACAACGAAGTGGTGCATGGCATTCCGAGCCCGAAGCGTGTGATCCGCCAGGGCGATCTTCTGAAGGTGGATACCGGCGCCTACTTCGAGGGCTACCACGGCGATAGCTGCATCACGATCTGCGTTGGAAACGCGCCCCAGGAAGCACAGACCCTGAGCCGCGTTGCTAAGGAAGCCTTGATGGCTGGCCTGAGCCAGGTCAAAGCAGGCAACACATTGCTGGACATCGCTGGAGCCGTTGAAGACCACGTCAAGGCCAACGGTTTCAGTGTTGTGGAGGACTACACCGGCCACGGAGTTGGCAGGAACCTGCACGAAGAACCTTCCGTGTTCAATTTCCGTACCGATGAGCTTCCCAACGTCACCCTGCGTCCTGGCATGACCCTGGCGATTGAGCCCATCCTCAATGCCGGCAGCAAGGCATGCCGCACCTTGCGAGACCAGTGGACCGTTGTGACCCGCGATGGCTCCCTCTCGGCGCAGTGGGAGCACACCGTTCTGGTGACGAGTGATGGATGCGAAATCCTCACGGATCGGGGCGACTGA
- a CDS encoding phosphotransacetylase family protein — protein MGTTLLIGSCEPFSGKSALVLGIAQQLARSGQQIRFGKPLATSLDWDPNQGPLPQPLIDDDVRFVGETLNLPPERLIPSMHLLSPTTAAQRLGQGELDAGQGFAELRQHIQADEGLTLLECAGSLQEGLLYGLSLPQLATGLDAKVVLVHLWQDSRSVDALLAAKQILGDRLVGVVLNAVTPEEVESLERQVVPALQGLGLQVFGVMPRSPLLRSVTVGELVRRLNARVICCKERQELLVETLSIGAMNVNSAMEFFRKRRNMAVVTGADRTDIQLAALEASTQCLILTGAGEPLPQLINRAEELDVPLLKVEHDTLATVGVIEQAFGHVRLHEAVKATYAFRLVEEHCKLDQLFSALNLTVQHA, from the coding sequence ATGGGAACGACACTGTTGATCGGATCGTGTGAGCCGTTCAGTGGGAAGTCAGCTCTCGTCCTTGGAATTGCCCAGCAGCTTGCCCGTTCCGGACAGCAGATCAGGTTCGGAAAGCCCCTGGCCACAAGCCTGGATTGGGATCCGAACCAGGGGCCGCTGCCTCAACCGCTCATCGATGACGACGTTCGCTTTGTTGGTGAAACGCTCAATCTGCCGCCTGAGCGTCTGATTCCTTCGATGCATCTGCTGTCGCCGACAACAGCTGCCCAGCGCCTTGGCCAGGGCGAGTTGGACGCTGGCCAAGGTTTCGCGGAGCTGCGCCAGCACATTCAGGCTGATGAGGGACTCACCCTCCTGGAATGTGCGGGAAGCCTCCAGGAGGGATTGTTGTACGGCCTCAGCCTTCCGCAGCTGGCCACAGGGTTGGATGCCAAGGTCGTCTTGGTGCACCTCTGGCAGGACAGCCGCAGTGTGGATGCACTGTTGGCGGCCAAGCAGATCCTGGGCGACCGTCTGGTTGGAGTGGTGCTGAACGCTGTCACGCCAGAGGAGGTCGAAAGCTTGGAGCGACAGGTGGTTCCTGCCTTGCAGGGGCTGGGCTTGCAGGTGTTCGGTGTCATGCCCCGTTCCCCTTTGCTTCGCAGCGTCACCGTCGGCGAGTTGGTGCGGCGGCTGAATGCCCGGGTGATTTGCTGCAAGGAACGGCAGGAACTGCTGGTGGAAACCCTGAGCATCGGCGCGATGAATGTGAATTCGGCCATGGAGTTCTTCCGAAAACGACGCAACATGGCTGTGGTGACAGGGGCGGATCGCACCGACATCCAGCTGGCCGCTCTGGAGGCCTCAACCCAATGTCTAATTCTCACTGGCGCTGGTGAACCTCTTCCTCAATTGATCAATCGCGCGGAGGAATTGGACGTGCCCTTACTCAAGGTCGAGCACGACACTCTGGCCACGGTGGGGGTGATTGAGCAGGCCTTCGGCCATGTGCGCCTGCATGAAGCTGTGAAGGCCACCTATGCCTTCCGTCTTGTGGAAGAGCACTGCAAGCTCGATCAGCTTTTCAGCGCATTGAATCTGACGGTTCAGCACGCCTGA